One part of the Chryseobacterium mulctrae genome encodes these proteins:
- a CDS encoding YpdA family putative bacillithiol disulfide reductase, producing the protein MEILDILIIGAGPIGLNCALEAKKNNLNYLIIEKGTIVNSLYNYPLYMKFFSTAEKLEIAEIPFISAAPKPGRQEALEYYQGIARQKDININLYEKVLNVSKSGNIFEIETSKSKYAAKNVIISTGFYDIPNLMNIPGENLEKVKHYYTEPYPYAKQKIVVIGSSNSSVDAALETYRKGAEVTMIIRNSEISENVKYWVKPDIENRIAEGSIKAHFNAELIEIKENSIVFKDKNDEIQEIENDFVLAMTGYLPDFDFLKNSGIDLQGECLNPVYSPETMETNIENLYLAGVVCGGKDTHLWFIENSRIHAEMIIRNILST; encoded by the coding sequence ATGGAAATTTTAGATATTCTGATTATCGGAGCTGGACCGATTGGTCTAAACTGCGCACTCGAAGCAAAGAAAAACAACCTGAATTATTTAATTATAGAAAAAGGAACGATTGTAAACTCACTTTACAATTATCCTTTATACATGAAGTTTTTTTCGACAGCGGAAAAACTTGAAATTGCAGAAATTCCTTTTATATCGGCTGCTCCAAAACCGGGAAGACAGGAAGCTTTAGAATATTATCAGGGAATTGCGAGACAGAAAGACATCAATATTAACCTTTACGAAAAAGTATTAAACGTTTCTAAAAGCGGAAATATTTTTGAGATTGAAACTTCCAAATCAAAATATGCAGCCAAAAATGTGATTATCTCGACCGGGTTTTATGACATTCCGAATCTGATGAATATTCCCGGAGAAAATCTTGAGAAAGTAAAGCATTATTATACCGAACCTTATCCTTACGCAAAACAGAAAATCGTAGTTATCGGATCAAGTAATTCTTCGGTTGATGCCGCTTTGGAAACCTACAGAAAAGGAGCTGAAGTAACGATGATTATTCGAAATTCTGAGATTTCTGAAAATGTAAAATATTGGGTAAAACCAGATATTGAAAACAGGATTGCAGAAGGAAGTATTAAAGCTCATTTTAATGCTGAATTGATTGAAATTAAAGAAAATTCTATTGTATTTAAAGACAAAAACGATGAGATTCAGGAAATTGAAAATGATTTTGTTTTGGCAATGACTGGTTATCTTCCCGATTTTGATTTTCTTAAAAATTCCGGAATTGATTTACAAGGTGAATGTTTAAATCCTGTCTACAGTCCTGAAACAATGGAAACCAATATTGAAAATTTATATTTGGCAGGCGTTGTTTGTGGTGGAAAAGACACTCACCTTTGGTTTATCGAAAATTCAAGAATTCATGCGGAAATGATTATTCGAAACATTCTTTCAACGTAA
- a CDS encoding S41 family peptidase yields the protein MKRNIIFALLTTFFSITISAQSDSIRVYVTKALKIMKNKSVNKSKLNWDEIFDKTLDEASKAKTIKETYPIIKNALSSLNDSHSNFYPEDVVKAYTLGYKATGQEFPIIKSEMLENSYAYISLPDVGSFNKDDWNLYINTFYAKVNDLQKRKPKGWIIDLRGNFGGMLYPMYAAIAPFLDDKNVVGTKDAEGQIEYYNYKDAKFYEGSTATQMFQLTQKQPRSVKKPVAILVDKVTGSSGEFITATFVGQKNVKIIGTNTQGLTSGNQEYKLSDGSFLVLTTGNVVDRTGKEYAKIGEGIPPNIIIEKSTDKAKTNENYLKEAFKYIDGKYKN from the coding sequence ATGAAAAGAAACATCATCTTCGCCCTTCTTACCACATTTTTTTCAATTACAATTTCAGCTCAGTCGGATAGCATTCGAGTGTATGTTACCAAAGCGCTGAAAATTATGAAAAATAAATCAGTAAATAAATCAAAACTTAATTGGGATGAAATATTCGATAAAACTCTTGATGAAGCATCAAAAGCTAAAACGATAAAAGAGACTTATCCCATTATTAAAAATGCTTTAAGTTCATTAAACGATTCTCATTCTAATTTTTACCCTGAAGATGTTGTAAAAGCCTACACATTAGGATACAAAGCAACGGGTCAGGAGTTTCCGATCATTAAAAGTGAAATGCTGGAAAACAGCTATGCTTACATCAGTTTACCAGATGTTGGTTCGTTCAATAAAGATGACTGGAACTTATACATCAATACTTTTTATGCAAAAGTTAATGACTTGCAAAAACGTAAACCTAAAGGTTGGATTATTGACTTGAGAGGAAATTTCGGAGGCATGCTTTATCCGATGTATGCTGCAATTGCTCCTTTTTTAGACGATAAAAATGTAGTCGGCACAAAAGATGCAGAAGGACAAATTGAATATTACAATTACAAAGACGCTAAGTTCTATGAAGGCTCAACAGCTACACAGATGTTCCAATTAACACAAAAACAGCCAAGATCGGTGAAAAAACCTGTAGCAATATTGGTCGATAAAGTAACGGGAAGCTCGGGAGAATTTATTACCGCTACATTTGTCGGTCAAAAAAATGTAAAAATTATTGGCACAAATACGCAAGGTTTAACTTCCGGAAACCAAGAATATAAATTATCAGACGGATCTTTCCTTGTTCTTACTACGGGCAATGTTGTTGACAGAACAGGAAAAGAATATGCTAAAATTGGCGAAGGAATTCCTCCAAATATTATCATTGAAAAATCTACCGATAAAGCAAAAACAAACGAAAACTATCTGAAAGAAGCGTTTAAGTATATTGATGGTAAATATAAAAATTAA